Part of the Chanos chanos chromosome 5, fChaCha1.1, whole genome shotgun sequence genome, GCCTTTGCAACTGactaaatgtttgaaatgtgtaaaTAGGAAGAGAGGCGTATGAGGTCTTAAAATGTGCGCTTATGTTCACTTAGCACATGCTTTTATCCAGACCAACGTACAAGAAGTGCATTTGAATTGATTAGAGGAGAACTAAGAATATGCCACCAAGAAGCATAAAGACTTACCATGAAAAATGGGAACATAATGTAACATCTTGGCtcaaacaaccacaaaaaaaaaaaaaaagataatactGAACCCCCGAAGGAAATATAAAAccataaatattattttttttcccttgttttagTGCTTAACAACCAGAGAGGCAACACATGGTAATTGGCAGGCAGTCTTGGAGCTATTTAAGTTCATCATTAACCTCCCACCTCACCACCACGTCAGAAACATTCTGCTTCGGCCCCCTCTTGTTGACCAAATGACTTCAGAGGCTCCCAGTCTGAAGGAGCACAATTTGCAGAGTTAGCCTGTAGAGTATGACAGAAAGCCCAAGCTTTGACAGGCTGGGAAAACTAGACCTCTGGCTGTAGAGGGGATTCAGTTAACTGTCTTTTCAAAAGCGGCTAATTGGTCCCTAGATTAAAGCAAGATCATTGAACTGGACAAAGCTTTTTATTAATTAGAACTCAAGGCTGAGTTTGAATTGAACTTTTTCAGTCAggctctctcttctttagttGGGGTGCACATGCTATACgctttaaaactttttttttttgttagtgtgATGGGCTCAgctgtgctgtttctttttttttatgtttgtctgaTATAATAGTACTGAATGGAATTACAAATTTTTTGGTGATTGAtacttgtcttttgttttctcatttgtttgacTGGTAGACTCTACCCTCGTTACAGCAGATATAATGTGATATACACTGTAATGTATTAtaaaatcagtgtgtgttttttttctgatgtcatGAAGtagtttttttctcatttcttgtacatgtttttctttgagAAATGTGGACTTGATATGAGTCAGAAAGATaggggggaaaataaataaataaataaagctcaACTCAACCAAAAGCCACATTCCTGGAGGAAAGCACTGATCATCCCCTCTGAATAAGGGCAAATATTGACTCAGGCCTATTGTAACAGGGATCTTCACTCCCCCGAACTGCAAGACAGATGTAAATGGCTTTTAAACTAGTCAGTctaatgcatttttaaacaggCACAATAGCAGATACCCCAATGAGCGTGCCACTGCGCTTGCTCCTAAAGTCATCCATTTATCACAGCCTCTTCATGATGCCATCAGTGCCAGCTCAGAATAGATGCCATTCATCATCCTTTGCCACACACTGGACTTCATATTGAAGCCCCCTGTAGTCTGTCACAAACATCTCAAAAGCCAGGCGCTGCCAGACCGCCAGCCGCTTtgtttttcgttgttgttttttttttttcattgcaaacCAATGTACTTCTAACTGCACTCGCCTCCTGCAGTTTACATGTGGTTTAATAGATTAAACTTTCACACCCACCCTGCCCTATGACAGGGCCCAAACGTGGTCTCCTCAATCACGGATTTAAAAGATGGTGTCGCCTCTAATGTctctgaacatgttttttttttttttttttacccatgcCTATCAAGATCCAAAGTCGCTCAAAATTGAATCACAGAGCTAAacatttattgttttcatttctaaacaCAACATGTTTATGGTCTTTGTTGTTAGATTTTGGCCACTGATGCACTGTTGATTCATACTGTGCCTTGCCAATTCTAACCACTCATACTTaatttgactgatttttctcCCACTCAGGAACGTGATTTGCTTTTGGCATGCTTGTGactttgatgtttttcttttgtgttggtGCAttgaaaaatcataataattattgtttgtttcattataaatatatatatatatatatttatatataaaaaaaaaaactgtcattgcCTCCTCTTTAGGAGCCCATCAGCACAACTACAGCCACATGGCCGCCTCTAGTCCCACACGAACGCCTAAAGATGGTAAGGACAACATACATGCTAATATGTGTGGTAAAAGGCAATGCGGTCGTTTTGTATCGGCTTCAcgtaaaacaaaagaaaacattccctTACACGTTACCATGCgtccctctcctctcatttcctgacagatttgtcattttgtcaaaacaaacagttaagCCGATGACTCCAAACATGGATCAGTAACATTGTTTGTCTTCACCTCCATCATCACagcaaaaaaagggggggggggggtggcttgaATTAATTTAAAGTACTTTTGAAAACATGGTTTTATCCCATCGCTGTGAGTTGGAAAGCGACAATGAATTCAGTTATCCGACGCACCACTCTGATGTCTAATTCATAACTGGTCTCCTGTGACATTCTGTCTGCGAAAATGATTTTAGGGGTTCTGCCAATCATGTCCCTCGTTTTATGTCAAATTCCGTTTGGGGGCGATCGCTGATGCCAGGATGGTGTCTCATCCACAGGCCAGCTGTCTGAGACTTTGGGCATTGCTTTGTACTGTTTGATGGGAGTTATCTTCTATTACAGTTGGACAGTACTTTCTGCTTCACCTAttacatttgtctgtgtctgagttaTATCTTATCTCTCTAAACAGTTTTTATCGCTTGTCACTGGAGTAAACAAAGAGCACATGATGTGAAAATTCAATGtcacgcctttttttttttttggtattgacAACAATCGcgatattcatttttttgtcgATGGAAGATAAATCAACTTCTGTTcgctttgcttgtttttgtattttgaccCTGTAAACAGACACCCCGTAAAACATCAAGAGTTAGTTTTGCGCCAGTTAACCAATgcttaaaatgaaaaccacGGACCTAAATtctgaacaaataaaccaaaacttGTGTGAGGGAAGCATCTTGAATTTAtctgatgcatttttaattcatGAACTTGATCAAAGGATGAAAAGCCCGGCTTATATTCCCAGTGTTTTATGCGTGACTTAGATAAGGCTCTCGAGTGCTGTGGATGTTATactatgtgagagagagaaatcacacaaGTAAGTGCTTTTCTTGTTGGCAAAATGATTAAATCACTGCCTTTGGTGAACCACTTCATTTTGACTGGAGAGAGCCAAAAAAATGCATAGCAGCCCCCCCGACAAGCACTGAAAGTTTGTCTCAGGATTGTTGGTTATATGACAAAGCAATGTGGTTTCTCAGATTTGGTATGGCATTTTGCTTCAGTAGTACCATAATCTATTACATTGTTTGCATTGTGCATCAACactgtttttttaacaattccGTATGTGCTTTAACCTCTAAATCTCACgtaatgtacaacaaaaaatgGCATATCAGTTCTATAACTGAACCTTATACAGGTTAACACGGTTAAATCTGAAACGTTGTAACGATTGATTTCAGCTGCACTTCATTTCGGTTTATAACatcattaaaatacatatttttcattttgggttTATCAGCTCACCGATCATTAAGACGTGGTAAGTTCTGTACCCAAATTTGATTACCCCACTCCCTCTAAACTTGTCCCTCCTCACTGTATagttatatttttcttttcataattaaGGAGCACGCATGATGTCTATGCAGCATGGTGTGATGTAAAATGGGTTTATCTGGTGTAgtgtaaacacactgttttgATCCCTGTTTGTCATAAGCATCTCCTCCCTTCACTGCTCTCTTAgcactctggtgtgtgtgtcctaaCCCTTTTCTGCTGCAGTAGTCACTGGCCTATTTTTAAAACAGGGGCCTGAGCTATGCCCGCCCTGCCCACAGCTTCTCACCCTGCCCGGTGCAGGCTGGCATGACGGGCAAACAGCCCACAGGGACAAAAGGGCAGAGGCAGCAGCCCAGCATCCCTCActgacatcacatcacatcactcatTTGACCAAGGGTCCTGTATTCAATGCCTAGGAGATGGAAGACAATGCACTGGTATTAAGGGCTTGACAGAGGCACTTCTCTCATGTGAAATATTGTGTTGAGCTGAAAATGATTTCCTTTGTTAGTCGACAAACCAGGATGCACAGTGACTCCACAGACATCCTGTTAACCGTAACTCTACATTTGAAGTGACGCCAGACTTCTTGAAAGTATTTTAAGGAACTAAATTGTTAAACGAACACAAATAGTTTattaattttaacattttgatgGTACTCACCTAAGCCCTTCAGAGGACGCTTTAGAAGCACCATGTGCACATTTTGTAAGTGTTTATATCAGTTCATTTTAAGTGAACGTATGAGTACAAAGTGAGAAATTAATGCCATGTTTCAACACAGATTACAACATACTCCCAAGCCCATGCTTGGCTTCTGATGTCAGACTTATTTAAAgcaatgtaaaaacaaatgcagaatgctgtttttcaaaatgttctttttaagCACTTATGAAGTTAAAAGCCGTTAGATAAGAACATTCCAAGAAACAGCCACTACTTACGCATGCATACTTGATTATCGCACATTTCCAAACTTCCTGGCACAAAAGACCCCTAAAAATATCTGGTACGGTATCTCATTTACATACAACTTTAAGTGGGAGATTTTGACTTTCCCCTGATGGGGgactgagatgtttttttttttccgtcttttgttctctcattctttctgcaGAGAACACTCGAATGAACAGTATCCTGACATCCCAGACGGAACCCTACGATCTgtccttctctcgctctttccAGAGTCTCTCTCATCTGCCCCCTTCCTACGAGTCAGCCGTCAAAGCAGACTTGAACAAATACTCCTCTCTCAAGAGGCTAAGTAAGTTGTTGTCTTGGTCAGTTACACACTCAAGTTGTTTTGAGTGCTCTTTTCGTAAGCGTATTTGAAAGAAGATTTAACCAATCGGGTCGTGCATTTATTAAACTGACGGCTCTGGAAGGGATTCTATTTCAGCAGAGCAGATATTAACTCATAAACCACAAATGGTTCATCCATTACTACATTACTAACCCCAAAAGAGATTAGGCTTTTGGTATTCCATGCCACGGTATGCTTAGCGATTAAAAGCTACCAGTATATGATTTTGCTCAGATCACTGAATTAAGCTTTCTCTTGGCCTTGCTCTGCTGTTTTATTGATTTAGCTAGTGGtagaatttgctgtgtaataGCTTCTCAGCTTGTAATATTCCCTCAGTGAAGAGTAAATAGTCTTTAAGGGCTGTGCAATTGCATAAGGATCACCCCAGCACACTGCTGGCCCTGGATTCAAGCGAAGGGTCTGAAATTGACAGCCCCTCTCATCAGCAATTTTATTTTACTCACCACTCTGACTAGCCAAACATGCGTACAGTCACAACAGTGAACTATTTTAGGCACCAGATTCTCCCCAAACTTGTCCTCTGGCAGTATCTCAGATATGCTTCTAAAGCAAATTATTTGTAGTAGAAAATAGCCAAAAGGCATAGCTGTGTCTTTTGGAGCTCCAGTGATATTTTGCATTGATGGGTCTTGTAGGATATAGCCGACAGCAAATAGATTCACAGTGCAGCaatttttgtctctgtgatgaaatgctctgcttttatttatgtttgtagGAGAAGGACGCGTCCTTGTGTTTTGATTGCATTGATACTTAGCGTACTAATGtatttcaaaatcaaatgatttCCTAAGTATCCTGAAGACtttaatttctttaaaatgCTTTAACCATTAAACAGATTATATGTATGCACTGAAAAAGGCTGCTTTGAtgatgaaaagtttttttttttaaatctgtaatCTCCATAAACAGATTATATGTCATTAATCAAAAGAACCCGAATAAGCTTGGctaatattatttttctctcttttatcttaTAACAAGGCTGATCTAATCATATGAGTGTAACTAATACCACTCAAATGTGACTGGCATTACCTTTGGCTCTCATATGCGTAAATCTGTCACGTGGACGTCttatttgtttgactgtgtatttGGATGAGCCCTCAAGAGTAATGCATGTCTCAAGGTCACTGGCTCCTCTAGATCAGATTCATATCTCTGTGGAGTTaatcttttaattattttgttctCTAATCAGTTCAGTTACAGTTATAGTACAGTAACtcacagacgtgtgtgtgtatgtgtgtgtgtgtatgtgtgtgtgtgtgagtgagtgatcttATTGAACTGGGCTTCATGTTCATTTCACAGATAAACCATGAAAGTGCTTCAGCTTCTTGTTTAACATAtataactgtgtaactgtggtgCATGTTTTacgaagttttttttttttttttttttccaaaaaatgcAACTTTATTGTCAGAGGAGTCGGCAATACTTGAACAACAATCACCATACATGCTCCAAGGTCCAGTAGTCATTGTCACTAAAGCAGCCTCTCTACCCCTATAGCAGATAAGGATGTGGATGACTACTACAGTCGGAAGAGGCACCTTCCAGACCTGGCTGCTCGTGGCACGCTGCCCTTACACGTGATGAAAATGAGCCAGGAGTCGCAGGCTAGCCAACAggcccagcagcagcagcaacaacaacagcagcaccaACAACAGCAGTCTCAGCGCCAGCGTCCTCGCCGTGTCCAGAGGGCCATGTCTCAGGACCGCGTGCTTTCCCCGGAAAGAAGCCACGCACACGACTACGCCATGTCTGCCTACGGCATGTCCTCTTACGGGGGACGCATCCTCTCCGACGAGCAGCTCCTTTCAGCCGAACGCCTGCGTTCCCAAGAACGCCTCATTTCTCAAGATCGCCTGCACTCCCAAGACCGCCACTACTCCCAGGACCGCATCCATTCGCAAGACCGCCTCCTGTCCCAGGAACGCCTTCACTCCCAGGATCGCCTTTACTCACAGGACCGTTTACAGTCCCAGGATCCTCTGCTGTCGCCGGAGAAGATGATGTCGATCAAACGCTCCGGTTTCCGCAGCGACAAATCCATGTCCAGAGCCATATCCCACACGGACGTGTTTGTCCCTACCACACCGGTCATGGACCGCTACAAGATGACAAAAATGCACTCCCATCCCAGTGCCTCAAACAACACGACTCATAACACTTTAACCATGAACCAGACAGCCTCCAAGCGGCAGGCCTTTGCCTCACGCCGCACCCAAACTGTGGAACAACTTCATTACATACCAGGACATCATCACCACTACCGCACAGGTAGCAAGACCGAAGTAACTGTTTAACTATAAGGAACACAACCCCAGACCGAGTCTCGTGAAGAGCCAGCAGGTCTCAGAATTATCCCAGCAAAGTCCAGTCTAGATTCAGTTGGACATTTTTGGCTAAAGTAATGTGTAAACCAACATTTAAACGAATTGGTCCCAGCACCAGCTCTGATATATTCAATATCGGGACCCTTGActgtgtatatttattcatttatacgAGCAGATcttggacaaagaagaaaaccaGAGGGTGTCGTATTAAGACCTTTCCTTCAAATTCCATAGTTCATAAGGGCTTTGCCTAGTGATTCATGAGGACTGAGTGAGacgcagaggaaaaacaaacaaacgtcgGAAAGAAAACGATAAGGAACAGAACTGTATAactttataaatatataaatacagataTTGTTTGTAATTCCAGTCCTAGTCATAGCTTTAGAAGttcttaaataaaacaattgtCAGCACTTCTAATGGTGCCTCTAAGAATTGTTCCATTTCGACAATGAAGTGGTTTTGTGGGTTAAAAAGCACAATCAATTAAGAGTTGTATCTCATTctattttgtacttttttttttctttttttttggttggtgaTGGCTGGCACGTATCAGTTTGTTCTTAAAGCTATGACAGTTCCTTTGCATAGATGATTGTAAATAAGCTATTTTAGCCACAGTAAATGGGCAAGTCTGTTCTGGTTGGCATTTGTATTACTGTAGTTTGTTGCTAGAGATTTGAGAATTCAAAGTTATAAACAACCCACTAACCTAGTACTGGACTGTTTAAATTGAtaaaaaatgatgtgtgtgtgtgtagtttcaaatgtgtttgtagAATGAGAAATTGGATGAATGTTGTTggagaaaaacaataatgacaTACATATAGAtctctatataaatatataaatatatataccaCTGTTGATCTGGCTGtagactgtgttacagtgactCACAAGACAGCTGAATATATATTATGCTTGTTGTAGTAGCTTCAAATAAACCATCCTTATTTTTCTAAACCTTATATTCACCTTCAATGAATATATTTGTGCCAGACCACACAAATTTTCAAGTAGCTGTAGTGTCAAAAAGAGATATTTTGGTCCATTAtaagttttttttccagagattTCACATGAACACTAACCCAAATAATAAAGCACTTTGGAATGTTTATTAAATGATATGCAATAGAATTACCTTAACATAggttcatgtttatttcatatatCAGCGAATGCActgattcatatatatatatatatatatatatatatatatatatatatatttttttttttctaagcatTTTTTACAGCTTAACTGCACTTGTTCActagtacacacatacatatggtGTCTATAGGACACATACTGAGACC contains:
- the LOC115813234 gene encoding protein shisa-6 — protein: MGIQHFLLLLIYLDPLSVLCTATGKRVRTEPKRPQKVKEKNSTVSPPASTQRITQVQPPAAGNHETCLGYYDVSGQFDKEFECNNTDHRYCCGSCYLRFCCQFEGNRLDQRRCKNYHKPPWDPPVPPSPTPTGDTYDPSMDQTNTAVYITCGVIAFIIVLGVSTKVAYDKATQPPQEMNIHRALADILRQQGPIPLSQYDCENFAAMNSSPKDNTPVRTGSKNHYTPVHTSKSNHGGHYSKDSIRGGGGGGGHDLHNFISSGFVTLGRGHVKGEKHWPVRSQSHHGAHQHNYSHMAASSPTRTPKDAHRSLRRENTRMNSILTSQTEPYDLSFSRSFQSLSHLPPSYESAVKADLNKYSSLKRLTDKDVDDYYSRKRHLPDLAARGTLPLHVMKMSQESQASQQAQQQQQQQQQHQQQQSQRQRPRRVQRAMSQDRVLSPERSHAHDYAMSAYGMSSYGGRILSDEQLLSAERLRSQERLISQDRLHSQDRHYSQDRIHSQDRLLSQERLHSQDRLYSQDRLQSQDPLLSPEKMMSIKRSGFRSDKSMSRAISHTDVFVPTTPVMDRYKMTKMHSHPSASNNTTHNTLTMNQTASKRQAFASRRTQTVEQLHYIPGHHHHYRTGSKTEVTV